The genomic segment GTCAGCAATGGGCCGATGACAGACGCTGGCTGCCAAAAGGGCATGGTACGAAAACGGTTATACACACCCTTCGCAATATCCTGGCAGATCGTCGTCCCGCTATAGACCGTCATCGGAATGATCGTCAACACAAGAACACCTGGCAGAAAAAACTGGAGATACGCTGCGGTAGAACCAGCGATGGCTCCACCGAACAAATAAGTAAAAATAAGCAACATAATCACAGGTGAGAGGATAGCGTCCATGCAAAATGTGAAAAGGTTGTTCTGTGTGTTCTGCCATGTGCGCCACATAAAGATGCGGATCGCCGCAAAGGTACTGAGCGTATGAGTTGCGTTCATGAGATGGCCTCCTTCTTTTCGCCATGCGTCAGGGCCAAAAACACCTCTTCCAGACTCGGGTCACTCAGGGAAAAATGCTCGATGGAAACATCATTAGCCAGAAGCATCCCGATTGCTTGATTTGCCAGACTCGCTTCTTTTACCGGGACTCTAAAACAATACGGGTCATCTTGATCTGGATAAATCGGCAACCGAAGATCTTCTTCCAAAAGACGGCTTATCTGTTCCTTGTTCAGATGTTCGGTCAATCGAATCGTCAACGTCTTTCCTCCCACCGAGGCTTTTAACTGCTCAGGTGTCCCTTCTGCAATCATCGTTCCTTTATCGATCACCGCAATCCGGTCTGCTAATTGATCGGCTTCTTCGAGATATTGGGTCGTTAACAGCACAGTAGTGCCTGATTTCAAAAGCGTACGGACGACTTCCCATACTTGTTGCCGACTTTGCGGGTCGAGACCCGTGGTTGGCTCATCCAGAAAAATAAGCTCCGGCTGTG from the Brevibacillus brevis genome contains:
- a CDS encoding ATP-binding cassette domain-containing protein — encoded protein: MSYAIEVMNLRKSFGDHAVVKGIDLHVKKGELFALLGPNGAGKTTTIHMLSTLLAPDGGTALVGGCDIVKNAQAVRKKISLTGQFAALDEGLSGLQNLILIGRLFGYSAREARTKASELLDTFGLADSMDRTVENYSGGMRRRLDIAASVLTQPELIFLDEPTTGLDPQSRQQVWEVVRTLLKSGTTVLLTTQYLEEADQLADRIAVIDKGTMIAEGTPEQLKASVGGKTLTIRLTEHLNKEQISRLLEEDLRLPIYPDQDDPYCFRVPVKEASLANQAIGMLLANDVSIEHFSLSDPSLEEVFLALTHGEKKEAIS